The Plasmodium knowlesi strain H genome assembly, chromosome: 14 genome has a segment encoding these proteins:
- a CDS encoding GTPase, putative gives MRNLVKSPVSPFFWVLFLNVIRLCCFIPKRETTKLVTSSNFRLFEDTKKKEDLEYKPFKNISFNKLKSNLKNFLVVNKKFSISDVKQVSFLGKFYNYEKIENYGVNEICILGRSNVGKSTFLRNFIKYLINVNEHANVKVSKNSGCTRSINLYSFENGKKKKLFILTDMPGFGYAAGIGKKKMEFLRKNLEDYIFLRNQICLFFVLIDMSVDIQKIDVSIVDAIKKTNIPFRVICTKSDKFSTKADERLEAIKNFYQLEKIPIHISKFSTHNYINIFKEIQHHCNLDIP, from the exons ATGCGAAACTTAGTTAAATCGCCcgtctccccttttttttgggtgCTTTTCCTTAATGTGATTCGTCTTTGTTGTTTCATTCCCAAAAGGGAAACCACCAAACTGGTGACAAGCTCAAATTTCCGCCTTTTTGAAG ACactaaaaagaaggaagatctCGAATATAAGCCTTTCAAAAATATCAGCTTTAACAAGCTTAAGAGCAATTTGAAAAACTTTCTTGTAGTCAACAAAAAGTTTAGCATATCGGATGTTAAGCAGGTTTCCTTTttag GAAAGTTTTACAATTACGAGAAAATTGAGAATTACGGTGTAAATGAAATATGCATACTTGGGCGGAGCAACGTAGGGAAGTCAACCTTTTTGAGGAACTTCATAAAATATCTTATCAACGTGAATGAGCATGCAAATGTGAAGGTTTCCAAGAACAGCGGGTGTACAAGGTCGATAAATTTATATTCTTTTGAAAatggcaagaaaaaaaagttgttcaTTTTGACAGACATGCCTGGATTTGGCTATGCTGCAGGAATAGGCAAAAAGAAGATGGAGTTCTTGAGAAAGAACTTAGAGGACTACATATTTCTGCGAAATCAAATATGCctgttttttgttcttatcGACATGAGCGTGGACATACAGAAGATTGACGTATCCATAGTGGACGCGATAAA AAAAACGAACATACCTTTCAGAGTCATCTGCACAAAGAGTGACAAGTTCAGCACAAAAGCTGATGAACGTCTTGAAGCAatcaaaaatttttatcagcTTGAAAAAATCCCCATACATATTTCGAAATTTTCGACGCACAATTA catAAACATTTTCAAGGAAATTCAACATCACTGCAATTTGGACATCCCGTGA
- a CDS encoding proteasome activator complex subunit 4, putative yields MMLNTLRELNDYSNFLPKKIKENVNKEKYEILCEIKKIVSLKKNNSYNVTLVIKLYNLYETINTTKHKSFHFYIFMIKYLWYSLHNKNISPNLKSYICQTISGILENIKNHILDDYFFEYDKELIFKDEESSTFVQPEDVSGTWHDEGNGSDVTNNSYEGISDHYYDEYKYINENPSDVDSTTINENKPHMPADRYYLSINGIFERGDENSSSFFNEEVLINGKDEGFRLYIQKCIFSIIDYKYLFSLFYNYLSNNSKKQDGYSHNAYKNFITSVINLLAMLRPFCYYNIDVHNLLFNFSLNNIFSSKYEEYVDMRGDFLLECANRVGECAQEMNQSDATDGNHDDNNCVNEGKDKHGGGRDDCSIFAINFEMNKRTNTGVVLDDNYMKHKLGEGGNAFIGMIDESVLRNVDLATYPIEKLEICPRYNTVFLNFVILSQLGSDDLCFKLIKYEKALHLYRKLRRYNWHSINYAFVRIVYKGLKYAYMYNISLEKQMKEIVRLLFFLFLYYIKLPCNVQLSSAKKYIPDDYNLLINDDDSVVKTISKTFVFLLNKMYRKVKVTGGNSAEEVKQKQLEAKMREKELLQAFLSLLNDENFNLSVFDEVTNDGEGQEGDGGKGNKRKISSLFHDLDTHEFFNIITCLFMPHIHPSSVGKHLGNINLFINTFLFSFIRKLKRESLYLKRMKVRRKTPKNDNLMGGGNVYSEVSINLHDEADDYVSKYFISEEEKKFVMEKFTQLAVQGMFPKGNKGVSLFENILKHICVVDINCLDIFVKKMLECLINVNTSTQICNCLLSLCLILPLLIRYKAGHLKELLSVMIMGIDICDVYKSFTIFSFLSILFSYICIVKIENVGGGKGVDLKIAIREYTKFMQMEGSQAYTLHLLNDEQIEEVMKERKELVDYLCYWIHEFFDKILYFIKFTKNEKSKDSKKMNGEKKENKVGNDIYTGLKTTLISLFIHLDHDILYELCEKFLNNIDQENAKSLSIIPLAFGMVNNKKIYDMLFNAFYKKLITKRKKKRLVHAVTSSDGAVSTQEEEEYFTYSKNEYANDDTVKCYLHFLSNLIRRARNEYINLEDIYNLIEIYIIEDNNVAFKYICKIMYRFLEINFSLSVKEYACFKIEENISAQEKIRTLAGWGIPWYILNNAKNDGNVLPNKTCEQEQVMHTTQNYEEGLTKGDCINGRFSDGAQFNADEMIKWKMPSRENVKVGKRFMYILLDYLLDLIIQCGVPVSTPNLIKYVEKRKLREKKIQWKFPLNHSNVISRIYKIIKCIVKPLSCLYPDERYNYNNLLVKCHVVNTKLSFYLYVYLCEIVVTLSLHVLKIPKQILSMSLYAKYNPNDDRLEHRSSFSSVNSENSVNDVSVKQILVDKNELKKLKEDFFTNIINNREESIKADAKMQRKIIKSIHFLLLKCNDSPNTTMYNEYINSVLSFTYNIYPYSYNYDIIKSQYVNNILSLYNERLKQRKKNYCFKGYREQLCNILFFTNLSIYSQVRSYAQSTTKLVLPTFKIIKIPFLKICSFYLKNYIKLYILMKSEQNKEPYTESTADIGISNATHAAINNSTNGPMNEPISDPTNSGSLTKLSTLKSLGELNNHDYFENKCISCFNGILINISSNSGLIKKISTDLNLLRKYIKIILNILRLEIQKDEVTLKCMKLVYAIINSRFIKNQEASTVGEEKKKKKSLNGLFLFLKEESEKKNNVYAQIVILSFLICYENFVILNHSEFYFSYLLENLMIKKNVNVYNLAYYGFIKFLKYFNRNVDKGIVPAHIMDVFKSPDVYNNFVEVCIYKNLKSKKKSNSINAIIVNLSKIQKSFKGFAHISETHIKDFFYYYEFFKFLVNLQNEYDEQSRGDATSGVVHTDELYIPVKKQDDGEGEAIPGDVHQLGEEQSTIKKEGVCPHFNFFQRIIHNLKELQQDVHADNEYKSTFISLVCPLLFSLRKLKRREMADTILESIISLLEKEIAVVNMDVYTIWMYYFHLLFINIKKKDLDKYEKLFKFCLCFNFQDTSNLIFKKKTQLLSIMLMYSMHKNIHLIDNHLMEFLKLIDNDNITVRQVVGDLLAYLLYVLHDNRYYSHLKCMYLRILMYLYKRSCEVIEYLQGKETLSKQSKFIYTLETLAYITITIFSIRSMYVLNNISIPFLKMFILSFQLVDNFINEIVNKAINCFMCPSLYLFQFEKITYAQSAAQLAVQSDDACVTCGTNDICEIATPELISSFDILLKDNLGNIFIKELSHLLRKSNWKIRNCVLQFCFYFHAYYCIFFYSRTENTFLLNVFISLLVDNYIEIQNLSRHILSSVLCFYDSQTVQSISQYFLTVANEKTILPSPQRENLETSNSNKLMEKKKTVAIYALISVINSFPNHIPHWLPNILISVAKMSNNKVHIIKKEIEKCIQNFLRTHKDEWEYKYKLVFTEDQLNILDMYKGGLNYFT; encoded by the coding sequence ATGATGCTGAACACGTTGAGGGAGCTAAACGATTACAGCAATTTTCTGCCGAAAAAAATCaaggaaaatgtgaacaagGAAAAGTACGAAATATTgtgcgaaataaaaaaaatagtttcgCTTAAGAAAAATAACTCCTACAATGTGACGTTAGTAATCAAGCTGTACAACTTGTATGAGACCATCAATACGACCAAACACAAATCCTTccacttttacatttttatgatTAAATATTTGTGGTACTCTCTTcacaataaaaatataagccCCAATCTAAAATCCTACATTTGCCAAACCATTTCTGGTATTctagaaaatattaaaaatcaCATTTTGGACGACTACTTTTTTGAATATGATAAGGAACTCATTTTTAAGGATGAAGAGTCTAGTACTTTTGTCCAACCGGAAGATGTGAGTGGCACTTGGCATGATGAGGGAAACGGTAGTGATGTAACGAACAATTCATATGAAGGAATTAGTGATCACTACTACGATGAATATAAGTACATAAATGAGAACCCAAGTGATGTGGATAGTACCACCATAAATGAAAACAAGCCACACATGCCTGCAGATAGGTACTACTTATCTATTAATGGAATTTTCGAAAGGGGAGATGAAAATAGCAGCTCATTTTTTAACGAAGAAGTTCtaataaatggaaaggatGAAGGATTTCGTCTATATATTCAAAAGTGTATATTTAGCATTATTGATTATAAGTACCTCTTTAGCttattttataattatcTCAGTAACAATTCAAAGAAGCAGGATGGATATAGTCACAATGCGTACAAGAATTTCATCACGTCAGTTATTAACTTGTTAGCAATGCTGAGACCCTTTTGTTATTACAACATTGATGTGCATAACttgctttttaatttttcgctaaataatatattttccagCAAATATGAGGAATACGTGGACATGAGGGGTGATTTTCTTCTGGAGTGCGCGAATCGGGTTGGAGAATGCGCCCAGGAAATGAATCAAAGCGATGCCACAGATGGAAACCATGATGATAATAATTGCGTCAATGAGGGGAAGGACAAGCATGGTGGAGGTCGGGACGATTGCTCCATATTTGCCATTAACTtcgaaatgaacaaacgaaCCAACACCGGAGTGGTACTGGACGACAATTACATGAAGCACAAACTaggggaagggggaaatgcatTCATCGGAATGATAGACGAATCGGTCCTACGGAATGTAGACCTAGCGACCTACCCTATTGAGAAGTTAGAAATTTGTCCAAGATACAATACGGTGTTTTTAAACTTTGTAATTCTAAGTCAGTTAGGATCAGATGATTTATGCTTTAAGTTAATAAAATACGAAAAGGCTCTCCATCTGTATAGAAAGTTAAGAAGGTACAACTGGCACAGTATCAATTATGCTTTCGTCAGAATTGTATACAAGGGATTAAAATATGCCTATATGTATAACATCAGTTTGGAGAAGCAAATGAAGGAGATAGTTAgactcctctttttcttattcctatattatataaaattacCTTGTAATGTTCAGTTAAGTTCCGCCAAAAAATACATTCCAGATGATTACAATTTACTTattaatgatgatgatagTGTCGTGAAAACTATTTCGAAgacgtttgtttttttactaAATAAAATGTATCGAAAGGTGAAGGTAACCGGGGGGAATAGTGCGGAGGAAGTCAAGCAAAAGCAGCTGGAGGCAAAGATGAGGGAGAAAGAGTTACTGCAGGcttttctctcccttctGAATGacgaaaattttaatttaagcGTTTTCGATGAGGTGACAAATGATGGAGAAGGCCAGGAAGGCgatggaggaaaaggaaataaaagaaaaatatcttccttGTTTCATGATCTGGATACACACGAATTCTTTAACATTATTACTTGTCTGTTTATGCCACACATACACCCCTCCAGCGTTGGGAAGCATCTCGGGAATATCAACTTGTTCATAAAcaccttcctcttttccttcattaggaaattgaaaagggaGAGTTTGTATTTGAAGCGGATGAAAGTTCGCCGGAAGACCCCAAAAAATGATAATCTAATGGGTGGAGGGAATGTCTATAGTGAAGTATCCATCAATCTGCATGACGAAGCAGATGATTACGTTTCGAAATATTTCATCtcagaggaagagaaaaagtttGTCATGGAAAAGTTCACACAGTTAGCAGTGCAGGGAATGTTTCCAAAGGGTAACAAAGGAGTTAGTCTTTTCGAAAACATTCTAaagcatatatgtgtagtgGATATAAACTGCCTGGATATTTTCGTTAAGAAAATGTTAGAATGCCTTATCAATGTAAACACTTCAACCCAAATATGTAATTGCCTTTTATCTCTATGCCTAATATTACCACTTCTGATTAGGTATAAGGCTGGTCATTTGAAGGAGTTGCTCTCCGTTATGATCATGGGTATTGATATCTGCGATGTGTACAAAAGCTTCACgatcttctccttcctaagcattttattttcgtaCATTTGTATTGTGAAAATTGAGAATgtaggaggaggaaaaggggtGGACCTGAAAATTGCCATAAGAGAGTACACAAAATTTATGCAAATGGAAGGAAGTCAGGCGTACACTTTGCACTTGCTAAATGATGAGCAGATCGAGGAGGTTATGAAAGAGCGAAAAGAACTAGTCGACTATCTATGCTACTGGATCCATGAATTTTTTGACAAAATTTTGTACTTtataaaatttacaaaaaatgagaaaagtaAAGATAGCAAAAAGATgaatggggaaaagaaggaaaacaaagtgGGAAATGATATTTACACCGGATTGAAGACCACATTAATTTCTCTCTTTATTCATTTAGATCACGACATTTTGTATGAATTGTGTGAGAAATTCTTAAACAATATCGACCAGGAAAACGCCAAGTCGTTGTCTATCATTCCGTTGGCCTTCGGGATggtaaataacaaaaaaatctACGACATGCTTTTTAATGCGTTTTATAAGAAGCTCATCacgaagagaaagaaaaagcggTTAGTACATGCGGTGACATCGTCGGATGGAGCAGTCTCCACgcaagaagaggaggaatatTTCACTTACTCGAAGAACGAGTACGCCAATGACGACACGGTCAAGTGCTACCTGCATTTTTTGTCAAACTTAATCAGAAGAGCCAGAAATGAATATATCAATTTGGAGGATATTTACAACTTAATCGAAATATATATCATTGAAGATAACAATGTTGCCTTTAAATACATTTGTAAAATTATGTATAGATTTCTGGAGATCAATTTTTCTCTATCGGTGAAGGAATATGCATGTTTTAagattgaagaaaatattagtGCACAAGAGAAAATTCGTACCCTCGCAGGGTGGGGAATCCCCTGGTACATTCTGAACAATGCCAAAAACGATGGAAATGTGCTGCCAAATAAAACGTGTGAACAGGAACAAGTAATGCACACCACTCAGAATTATGAAGAGGGGCTAACTAAGGGGGATTGCATCAATGGAAGATTCTCCGATGGTGCACAATTCAACGCGGatgaaatgataaaatggaaaatgccatcaagagaaaatgtaaaagtcGGGAAGAGGTTCATGTACATTCTATTGGACTATCTGCTCGATCTGATAATCCAGTGTGGTGTTCCAGTGTCTACCCCCAATCTGATAAAATATgtggaaaagagaaaattaagagaaaaaaagatccAATGGAAATTCCCCCTAAACCATTCTAATGTGATTTCTagaatttacaaaataattaaatgcATCGTTAAACCACTTAGTTGTTTATATCCAGATGAAAGGTACAATTATAATAACCTCTTAGTGAAGTGCCACGTGGTGAATACAAAACTCTCCTTCTACCTGTACGTCTACTTGTGCGAAATCGTCGTGACCTTATCTTTACACGTTTTAAAGATACCCAAGCAAATTTTGAGCATGTCCTTATATGCTAAGTACAATCCTAACGATGATAGACTGGAGCATAGATCCTCCTTCAGCTCGGTGAATAGTGAAAACAGTGTTAACGATGTAAGCGTAAAGCAGATATTGGTAGATAAGAatgagttaaaaaaattaaaagaagatttcttcACAAATATTATTAATAATAGGGAGGAGAGTATTAAGGCTGATGCCAAAATGCAGCGGAAAATTATAAAGTCTATACATTTCCTACTCTTAAAATGCAACGATAGTCCGAACACCACtatgtataatgaatataTTAATAGTGTGCTTTCCTTCACATATAATATTTACCCATACAGCTACAATTATGATATCATTAAGAGTCAGTACGTTAATAACATATTATCTCTGTACAATGAAAGATTGaagcaaaggaagaaaaactaCTGCTTTAAGGGTTATCGAGAACAGCTGTgcaatattttatttttcaccaaCTTGTCCATTTATTCTCAAGTTCGATCATATGCTCAGAGCACCACGAAGCTCGTTTTGCCTacttttaaaattatcaaaattcCCTTTCTCAAAATATGCTCCTTTTATCTGAAAAATTACATCAAGCTGTACATCTTGATGAAGAGCGAACAGAACAAGGAACCGTACACGGAGAGTACAGCAGACATCGGCATAAGCAACGCCACACATGCGGCGATAAATAATTCAACCAATGGCCCGATGAACGAACCGATAAGCGATCCTACAAATAGCGGAAGCCTTACCAAGCTCAGCACCCTGAAGAGCCTAGGTGAATTGAACAACCACGACTACTTCGAGAACAAGTGCATCAGTTGCTTCAACGGAATCCTGATAAACATATCTAGCAACTCTGGGCTGATAAAAAAGATCAGCACCGATCTAAACCTGCTCAGGaagtacataaaaattatcCTAAACATATTAAGACTGGAAATACAGAAGGATGAAGTAACCCTAAAGTGCATGAAACTAGTTTATGCTATAATTAATAGCagatttataaaaaatcaaGAAGCCAGCACCgtaggggaagaaaaaaaaaaaaaaaaaagtctgaacggattatttttatttctaaagGAAGAGagcgaaaagaagaataacgTCTACGCGCAAATCGTCATTTTATCTTTCCTCATTTGTTATGAGAATTTTGTAATTCTCAATCACAGCGAGTTTTATTTTAGCTACCTGCTAGAAAATctgatgataaaaaaaaacgtgaatGTGTATAACCTAGCCTATTACGGATTTATTAAGTTTCTAAAATACTTCAACAGGAATGTTGATAAGGGTATTGTGCCTGCCCACATTATGGACGTGTTCAAAAGCCCAGATGTGTACAACAATTTTGTGGaggtatgcatatataaaaatttgaagagCAAGAAAAAGAGCAACAGCATAAATGCCATCATTGTGAACTTAtcgaaaatacaaaaatcgTTTAAAGGTTTTGCCCACATTAGCGAGACACACATAAAGGATTTTTTCTACTACTATgagtttttcaaatttttggtTAATCTCCAGAATGAATATGATGAGCAGTCAAGGGGGGATGCTACATCCGGAGTGGTACATACGGACGAGTTGTATATCCCAGTGAAGAAACAGGACGACGGGGAAGGGGAAGCCATACCAGGGGATGTGCATCAATTGGGTGAAGAACAAAGCACTATAAAGAAAGAGGGTGTGTGTccccattttaatttttttcagagGATTATCCACAATTTGAAGGAACTACAACAAGATGTGCATGCCGATAACGAGTACAAATCTACCTTCATTTCGCTAGTTTGccctttgcttttttccctgagaaaattaaaaaggagggaaatgGCAGATACAATTTTGGAAAGCATCATTTCATTgctggaaaaagaaatagccGTTGTAAATATGGATGTATATACCATATGGATGTATTATTTTCATCTactttttattaatataaagaagaaggatcTTGACAAGTACGAAAAGTTGTTTAAGTTTTGTTTATGTTTCAATTTTCAAGACACATccaatttaatttttaaaaaaaaaacacagctGTTAAGTATAATGCTTATGTACAGTATGCACAAGAATATCCACCTTATAGATAACCACCTAATGGAGTTCCTAAAGTTGATTGACAATGACAACATAACGGTTAGACAAGTGGTGGGGGATCTTTTAGCCTACTTACTTTACGTACTTCACGATAATAGGTACTATTCCCACTTGAAATGCATGTACCTGAGGATATTAATGTATTTGTACAAAAGAAGCTGTGAGGTTATTGAATACCTTCAAGGGAAGGAAACCTTGTCGAAGCAGtctaaatttatttatacgTTGGAGACACTAGCTTATATTActattacaattttttcgatTAGAAGCATGTATGTGCTAAATAATATCAGCATTCCATTTTTGAAGAtgtttattttgtcattCCAGCTCGTCGACAATTTTATCAACGAGATTGTTAACAAAGCCATCAACTGCTTCATGTGCCCCTCGCTCTACTTGTTCCAGTTTGAAAAAATCACATATGCGCAATCGGCGGCGCAATTGGCGGTGCAATCAGACGACGCATGTGTCACATGTGGTACAAACGATATTTGCGAAATAGCCACACCAGAACTAATTAGTAGCTTCGATATACTACTTAAAGACAATTTGGGAAATATATTCATAAAAGAGTTAAGCCACTTGTTAAGGAAAAGCAACTGGAAGATTCGCAATTGCGtattacaattttgtttctACTTTCATGCATACTactgcatatttttttacagcCGAACGGAAAatacctttctcctaaatgTCTTCATATCTTTGTTAGTTGACAATTATATTGAGATTCAAAATTTATCGCGCCATATTTTGTCATCCGTGCTATGTTTCTATGACAGCCAGACTGTCCAGAGCATTTCTCAATACTTTTTAACCGTGGCCAATGAGAAAACCATATTACCTTCACCACAAAGGGAGAATCTAGAAACGAGTAATAGCAACAAACtgatggagaagaaaaaaacggtcGCCATTTACGCCCTCATCAGTGTTATAAATTCATTCCCGAATCATATCCCCCACTGGCTCCCGAACATTTTAATCAGCGTAGCCAAAATGTCAAATAATAAGGTGCATATCATAAAGAAGGAGATAGAGAAATGCATCCAGAACTTTTTGAGGACCCACAAGGACGAATGGGAGTACAAGTACAAGTTGGTTTTCACGGAGGACCAGCTAAACATCTTGGATATGTACAAAGGCGGTCTTAATTATTTCACCTAA